One Obesumbacterium proteus DNA window includes the following coding sequences:
- a CDS encoding AzlC family ABC transporter permease → MQTHTSVEQAAEPVATPSTFKEGVVDSLPIVIGYFPVAFAFGLTAVKLGFSPLESIFFSSVIYAGASQFVITALLSAGMSLWVSALTVMAMDIRHILYGPSLRHRIITRMSPGKTALWAFGLTDEVFAAATSKLMRDNRQWSENWMIGIALCSWLSWVIGTAVGAVFGNGPLKAYPAIEASLTFMLPALFLSFLLASFKRQQSFTVVASIAASLAALLIFSIPASILAGIAAGCIASLFSPKPQPIPEVCDDK, encoded by the coding sequence ATGCAAACTCATACTTCTGTTGAACAAGCCGCAGAGCCTGTTGCCACGCCATCGACATTTAAAGAAGGCGTCGTGGATAGCCTGCCTATCGTGATTGGTTACTTTCCCGTCGCCTTTGCTTTCGGTTTAACCGCGGTAAAACTCGGGTTCTCTCCACTCGAGAGCATTTTCTTTTCCAGCGTCATCTATGCAGGTGCCAGCCAATTTGTGATCACCGCATTGCTCAGCGCGGGGATGTCGTTATGGGTTTCAGCACTCACCGTTATGGCGATGGATATCCGCCATATTTTGTATGGCCCATCGCTACGCCACCGAATTATTACTCGAATGAGCCCAGGGAAAACCGCGCTGTGGGCATTTGGCCTAACGGATGAAGTGTTTGCGGCCGCCACCAGCAAGCTCATGCGCGATAATCGCCAGTGGAGTGAAAACTGGATGATCGGCATTGCGCTTTGCTCGTGGCTATCTTGGGTGATTGGTACCGCGGTGGGCGCTGTTTTCGGCAATGGCCCTCTGAAAGCCTATCCAGCCATTGAAGCGTCCCTCACCTTTATGCTACCCGCGCTGTTTTTAAGTTTCCTGTTGGCTTCCTTTAAACGTCAGCAGAGTTTTACGGTAGTTGCATCGATCGCCGCGTCTTTAGCCGCGCTGCTTATTTTCTCGATCCCTGCCTCCATTTTGGCCGGTATCGCCGCAGGCTGCATTGCCTCATTATTTAGCCCTAAACCACAGCCAATCCCAGAGGTTTGCGATGATAAGTAA
- the ygaH gene encoding L-valine transporter subunit YgaH, translating to MDSTVVTISLVVGGANFLFRYLPLRLGRARKSDTAKQGIVALLLDNIGIASICALLVVSSTPEILAQHERLIPTLCGFLALALCFYRTQSIIMSTLSGAVTFGLVFKMMMMFT from the coding sequence ATGGACTCAACGGTGGTCACCATCAGCTTAGTGGTGGGTGGAGCAAACTTTCTTTTTCGTTATCTGCCACTCCGGCTAGGTCGCGCACGCAAAAGCGATACGGCTAAGCAGGGTATTGTCGCCCTTCTCTTAGACAATATAGGCATCGCTTCAATTTGTGCATTGCTGGTGGTTTCCAGCACGCCCGAAATCTTGGCACAGCATGAACGCCTGATCCCCACCCTGTGTGGTTTTCTTGCTCTTGCACTGTGCTTCTACCGCACGCAAAGCATCATCATGTCAACATTGTCCGGCGCAGTAACCTTTGGGCTGGTTTTTAAGATGATGATGATGTTCACCTGA
- a CDS encoding AraC family transcriptional regulator yields the protein MHGVPAQFIDDRDRAQFKHFTHLPGVEVYRAHIEHHEFEPHTHEAYGIGAIEYGAERFRYRGVNHVAPADSLVLMNPDELHTGQSGTEGGWRYRMIYLTPEILAEVSGESGWWFNDAVNHHPQFARTTTSLINALWQNDEPLAQSSLLSELLALTRHWAKAPQTLKLDAPQRFTLVKEYLRAHLDQRMTLPELAQLVDLSPYHFLRQFKAQYHVTPQQMLMAYRLYEAKSLLTRGLPPAQVAAAVGLTDQAHLTRAFNRFYGVTPARYQKQVR from the coding sequence ATGCACGGCGTCCCAGCCCAATTTATTGATGATAGAGATCGCGCCCAGTTTAAACACTTCACCCACTTGCCCGGCGTTGAGGTGTATCGCGCACATATTGAACATCATGAATTTGAGCCGCATACGCATGAGGCCTATGGTATTGGCGCGATTGAATATGGTGCCGAGCGTTTTCGCTATCGCGGTGTAAATCACGTTGCGCCTGCGGACTCGTTGGTATTGATGAACCCAGACGAACTGCATACCGGCCAATCGGGTACCGAAGGTGGCTGGCGCTATCGCATGATTTATCTCACGCCCGAAATTTTGGCTGAGGTGAGCGGCGAATCTGGCTGGTGGTTTAACGACGCGGTAAATCATCATCCTCAGTTTGCCCGAACTACCACTTCGCTGATAAACGCCCTGTGGCAAAACGATGAACCCCTCGCGCAATCCAGCTTGCTGAGCGAACTGCTGGCATTAACGCGCCATTGGGCAAAAGCACCACAGACACTTAAACTTGATGCTCCACAGCGCTTTACGCTGGTCAAAGAGTATCTCCGCGCCCATTTAGATCAGCGCATGACGTTGCCCGAATTAGCGCAGTTGGTCGATCTCAGCCCCTATCATTTTTTGCGCCAGTTTAAAGCGCAGTACCATGTCACTCCGCAGCAAATGCTGATGGCTTATCGGCTGTATGAAGCTAAGAGTCTGTTGACCCGAGGCTTACCGCCCGCTCAGGTCGCCGCCGCCGTTGGTCTTACCGATCAAGCCCATCTTACCCGTGCTTTTAACCGCTTTTACGGCGTCACCCCCGCCCGCTATCAAAAGCAGGTACGTTAA
- the emrB gene encoding multidrug efflux MFS transporter permease subunit EmrB: MTVALAMATFMQVLDSTIANVAIPTISGNLGASNSQGTWVITSFGVANAISIPITGWLAKRFGEVRLFLWSTILFAAASWLCGISSSLEMLIFFRVLQGIVAGPLIPLSQSLLLSNYPPAKRSMALAMWSMTVIVAPICGPILGGYISDNYHWGWIFFINVPLGIAVALVAMSTLKGRETKTEIKPIDTVGLVLLALGVGCLQVMLDKGKELDWFNSTEIIVLTVVAVVALCFLLVWELTDDHPVVDLSLFKMRNFTIGVLCISLAYMLYFGAIVLLPQLLQEVYGYTATWAGLASAPVGLIPVLLSPIIGKFAPKLDMRRLVTFSFIMYAVCFYWRAYTFEPGMDFGASAWPQFIQGFAVACFFMPLTTISLSGLPPERLAAASSLSNFCRTLAGSIGTSITTTLWTRREALHHSQLTESVNPYNPIAQQTYSELEKLGMSSKQASAYLANEITAQGLIISANEIFWISAGVFLALLVLIWFARPPFSTAGGGGGAH, from the coding sequence ATGACGGTGGCGCTAGCAATGGCCACCTTTATGCAGGTTCTGGACTCGACGATCGCCAACGTGGCGATCCCGACGATCTCCGGGAATCTGGGTGCATCTAACTCGCAGGGAACCTGGGTGATCACATCATTCGGGGTGGCAAACGCCATCTCGATCCCGATCACCGGCTGGCTAGCAAAACGCTTCGGGGAAGTTCGCTTATTCCTGTGGTCGACGATCCTGTTTGCCGCCGCGTCTTGGCTATGTGGGATTTCATCCAGTCTGGAAATGCTGATCTTCTTCCGCGTTTTGCAGGGGATTGTCGCAGGCCCGCTTATCCCGCTGTCACAAAGTCTCTTGCTCAGTAACTACCCGCCAGCGAAGCGAAGTATGGCGTTGGCGATGTGGTCAATGACCGTGATCGTCGCGCCGATTTGCGGACCGATTTTGGGTGGTTATATCAGTGATAACTATCACTGGGGCTGGATCTTCTTTATCAACGTCCCGCTAGGGATTGCCGTTGCGCTGGTCGCGATGTCTACGTTGAAAGGACGTGAAACCAAAACTGAGATCAAACCTATCGATACGGTGGGGCTAGTACTTCTGGCACTTGGTGTGGGCTGTCTACAGGTCATGCTGGATAAAGGTAAAGAGCTCGATTGGTTCAACTCCACCGAGATCATTGTGCTGACGGTTGTCGCCGTGGTAGCGCTGTGCTTCTTGCTGGTCTGGGAGCTTACCGATGACCATCCGGTCGTCGATCTGTCGCTCTTTAAGATGCGAAACTTTACCATCGGCGTGCTGTGTATCAGCTTGGCCTATATGCTCTACTTTGGCGCCATCGTTTTGCTGCCTCAGCTACTGCAAGAGGTCTATGGGTATACCGCAACGTGGGCCGGTTTGGCATCTGCACCCGTCGGTTTGATTCCGGTACTGCTTTCGCCAATCATTGGTAAGTTTGCGCCGAAACTGGATATGCGCCGCCTAGTGACGTTCAGCTTCATTATGTATGCAGTATGTTTCTACTGGCGTGCTTATACCTTCGAACCCGGCATGGACTTTGGCGCATCCGCGTGGCCGCAGTTTATTCAGGGCTTCGCCGTGGCGTGCTTCTTTATGCCACTGACCACCATCAGCCTTTCTGGTCTTCCACCAGAGCGTCTAGCGGCGGCTTCGAGCCTGAGTAACTTCTGCCGTACATTGGCGGGTTCTATCGGCACATCGATTACCACGACGCTATGGACGCGCCGCGAAGCGCTGCACCATTCACAGCTGACGGAATCGGTGAACCCTTACAATCCAATAGCGCAGCAGACATACAGTGAATTGGAAAAGCTGGGCATGAGCAGCAAGCAAGCATCAGCCTACTTGGCGAACGAGATTACCGCGCAAGGCCTGATTATTTCGGCTAACGAGATATTCTGGATTTCTGCGGGCGTATTCCTCGCCCTGCTGGTACTGATTTGGTTTGCTCGTCCACCGTTCTCAACCGCCGGTGGCGGTGGTGGCGCGCACTAA
- the degP gene encoding serine endoprotease DegP, with product MKKSTLVLSAVALSLGMALSPMSASAAETASAATSQQLPSLAPMLEKVMPSVVSINVEGSATVNNNARMPQQFQQFFGDNSPFCQEGSPFSGSPMCQGGGANGPSKEKFKALGSGVIIDAAKGYVATNNHVVENADSIQVQLSDGRKYDAKVIGTDPRTDIALIQLKDAKNLTAIKMADSDALRVGDYTVAIGNPYGLGETVTSGIVSALGRSGLNVENYENFIQTDAAINRGNSGGALVNLNGELIGINTAILAPDGGNIGIGFAIPSNMVKNLTGQMVEFGQVKRGELGIMGTELNSELAKAMKVDAQRGAFISQVLPKSSAAKAGIKAGDVVVSLNGKAISSFASFRAEIGTMPVGSKLKLGLIRDGKPITVDVTLEQSQQSQVASSNVFAGIEGAELSNVTTGNVKGVKVDNVQKGSTAARVGLQKGDIILGVNQQPVANLGELRKIMDSKPPVLALNIQRGDNSLYLLMQ from the coding sequence ATGAAAAAATCCACTTTAGTATTGAGTGCAGTAGCATTGAGTTTGGGAATGGCGTTAAGCCCGATGTCAGCCAGCGCGGCTGAAACGGCGTCGGCTGCGACCAGCCAGCAGCTACCTAGCCTGGCACCCATGCTGGAGAAGGTGATGCCATCCGTGGTGAGCATCAATGTGGAAGGTAGCGCGACGGTGAATAACAACGCGCGTATGCCACAGCAGTTCCAGCAATTCTTTGGTGATAATTCTCCTTTCTGTCAGGAAGGTTCACCGTTTAGCGGTTCACCGATGTGTCAGGGCGGCGGTGCCAACGGCCCATCGAAAGAAAAATTCAAAGCCTTGGGTTCTGGCGTCATTATTGATGCAGCCAAAGGCTACGTGGCGACGAATAACCACGTCGTAGAAAACGCAGACTCCATCCAAGTGCAATTGAGCGATGGACGCAAATATGACGCGAAAGTGATCGGCACCGATCCACGTACCGATATTGCGTTGATCCAGTTGAAAGACGCTAAAAATCTGACGGCGATTAAAATGGCCGACTCTGATGCACTGCGCGTGGGTGATTACACCGTGGCTATTGGTAACCCATATGGTTTAGGTGAAACCGTGACTTCAGGTATCGTTTCTGCGTTAGGACGCAGTGGCCTGAATGTCGAAAACTACGAAAACTTTATCCAGACGGATGCGGCAATTAACCGTGGTAACTCTGGCGGTGCGCTGGTGAATCTGAACGGCGAATTGATCGGGATTAACACCGCAATTCTGGCACCGGACGGCGGCAACATCGGTATCGGTTTCGCGATTCCAAGCAACATGGTGAAAAACCTCACCGGTCAGATGGTCGAATTTGGTCAGGTGAAACGTGGCGAACTGGGGATTATGGGCACCGAGCTGAACTCTGAATTGGCTAAGGCCATGAAGGTAGACGCACAGCGTGGCGCATTCATTAGCCAAGTGTTGCCGAAGTCTTCTGCGGCGAAAGCGGGCATTAAAGCCGGTGACGTGGTGGTTTCTCTGAACGGTAAAGCAATTTCTAGCTTCGCTTCGTTCCGTGCTGAAATCGGGACTATGCCAGTAGGCAGCAAGCTGAAACTGGGCCTGATCCGTGACGGTAAACCAATCACGGTTGACGTGACCTTAGAGCAGAGCCAACAAAGCCAAGTGGCATCAAGCAATGTCTTTGCAGGTATTGAAGGCGCTGAGTTGAGCAACGTGACCACCGGTAACGTTAAAGGCGTTAAGGTTGATAACGTACAGAAAGGTTCAACGGCGGCACGCGTTGGTTTGCAGAAAGGCGACATCATTCTGGGCGTGAACCAGCAGCCAGTCGCTAACTTGGGCGAGCTGCGCAAGATTATGGATTCCAAACCACCGGTTCTGGCACTGAACATCCAACGTGGTGATAACTCACTGTATTTGCTGATGCAGTAA
- a CDS encoding DUF1198 family protein, which translates to MIWLMLATLVVVFIVGFRVLNSDARRASQALTKRLNIEPVYVESMLSQMGKTAGGEFISYLLQDNESHMGNAAGVLLIYQTFIVDESDESLTFWRSVLRKAHLPTEITHKHVRLALTFLRELEPDPNEMSAYRLRYNARFTAISPEGSAANSNVYYMDGSSEQD; encoded by the coding sequence ATGATTTGGTTAATGCTGGCAACGCTGGTGGTGGTATTTATTGTCGGCTTTCGGGTGTTGAACTCGGATGCGCGGCGTGCATCTCAGGCTCTGACGAAGCGGTTAAACATTGAGCCGGTGTATGTTGAATCGATGCTGAGTCAGATGGGGAAAACGGCGGGGGGAGAGTTTATCAGCTACCTGCTGCAAGATAATGAGTCACATATGGGCAATGCTGCCGGTGTGTTGCTTATTTATCAGACATTTATCGTTGATGAATCAGACGAAAGCTTAACGTTTTGGCGCTCGGTTCTGCGCAAAGCCCATCTACCCACTGAAATTACCCATAAACACGTGCGCTTGGCCCTAACATTTTTGCGTGAGCTTGAGCCAGACCCTAATGAAATGTCGGCTTATCGTCTGCGCTACAACGCAAGATTCACGGCAATATCCCCAGAAGGCAGCGCGGCTAACAGCAACGTCTACTATATGGATGGCTCTTCAGAGCAAGATTAG
- the mprA gene encoding transcriptional repressor MprA gives MSSSIAHIEEMLKQRALRQKDFPYQEILLTRLCMHMQSKLLENRNKMLKEQGINETLFMALITLDAQESKSIQPSELSAALGSSRTNATRIADELEKRGWIERKESDSDRRCLHLHLTEAGEAFLGEIIPPQHKCLHFLWSTLSADEQQQLETLTRKLLGRIEEMEQSGLTQ, from the coding sequence ATGTCAAGTTCTATAGCTCATATTGAGGAAATGCTGAAGCAACGCGCGCTCCGTCAGAAAGACTTCCCTTATCAAGAAATTTTACTGACGCGTTTGTGCATGCACATGCAAAGCAAATTGTTGGAAAATCGCAACAAAATGCTAAAAGAACAAGGGATTAACGAAACACTGTTCATGGCTCTGATCACGCTGGATGCGCAAGAGAGCAAAAGTATTCAGCCATCTGAACTGAGCGCGGCGTTAGGCTCATCACGTACCAATGCAACCCGCATTGCCGATGAGTTAGAAAAACGCGGCTGGATCGAACGTAAAGAAAGCGACAGCGACCGCCGTTGCCTGCATTTACACCTTACCGAAGCCGGTGAGGCGTTCCTCGGGGAAATTATTCCTCCGCAGCACAAATGCCTGCATTTCTTATGGTCTACTCTGAGTGCGGACGAGCAACAACAGCTCGAAACCTTAACGCGCAAGCTGCTGGGTCGCATCGAAGAAATGGAACAATCTGGCCTAACGCAGTAA
- a CDS encoding DMT family transporter, giving the protein MLIGVLYALTAGLMWGLIFVGPLIVPEYPASLQSVGRYLAFGLIALPLAWHDRHRLRQLVRSDWIEALKLTIVGNFIYYLCLASAIQRTGAPVSTMIIGTLPVVISVSANLKYSHRDGKLSWRHLAPSLLLIAIGLGCVNVAELQSAHAPADMFRYVTGLILAFIGVVCWTWYPMRNASWLRTHPDKSPTTWATAQGLVTLPLAVVGYLLVWGHSAITADAFPMPFGPRPAVFIGLMLTIGLLCSWLGTLCWNQASQRLPTAKVGPLIVFETLAGLSYAFIWRHEWPPLLTLAGVVCLVIGVMSAMKVKPTPVVIVPLQTSGER; this is encoded by the coding sequence ATGTTAATAGGCGTGCTGTACGCGCTGACCGCAGGGTTGATGTGGGGGCTGATTTTCGTTGGGCCGCTCATCGTGCCGGAATACCCTGCCAGTTTGCAATCCGTCGGTCGCTATCTGGCCTTTGGCCTGATTGCGCTGCCGCTGGCGTGGCACGATCGCCACCGCCTACGTCAGCTGGTACGCAGCGATTGGATTGAAGCTCTGAAGCTCACCATCGTGGGAAATTTCATCTATTACCTATGCTTAGCCAGCGCGATCCAACGCACAGGCGCACCGGTCAGCACCATGATTATTGGCACCTTACCGGTGGTGATTTCCGTAAGCGCGAACCTGAAATATAGCCATCGGGATGGAAAATTATCGTGGCGCCATCTGGCCCCCTCGCTGCTGTTAATTGCTATAGGGTTGGGATGCGTCAACGTGGCGGAGCTACAGAGCGCGCATGCTCCCGCTGATATGTTCCGTTACGTCACCGGTTTGATCTTGGCCTTCATCGGCGTGGTGTGCTGGACGTGGTATCCGATGCGCAACGCAAGCTGGCTACGCACGCATCCCGATAAAAGCCCGACTACATGGGCCACCGCACAAGGATTAGTAACGCTACCGCTAGCGGTAGTGGGATATTTGCTGGTTTGGGGGCACTCCGCCATCACTGCCGATGCTTTTCCTATGCCGTTTGGCCCACGTCCGGCGGTATTTATTGGCCTCATGCTCACCATCGGTTTGCTGTGCTCATGGCTAGGAACGCTATGTTGGAATCAAGCCAGCCAACGCCTGCCAACCGCTAAAGTCGGGCCGTTGATCGTCTTTGAAACCCTTGCGGGCCTGAGCTATGCCTTTATCTGGCGACACGAATGGCCACCGCTGCTAACGCTGGCCGGTGTGGTGTGCTTGGTGATCGGCGTGATGAGCGCCATGAAAGTGAAACCCACGCCGGTGGTGATCGTTCCGTTGCAGACGTCAGGTGAGAGATAA
- the emrA gene encoding multidrug efflux MFS transporter periplasmic adaptor subunit EmrA → MSESVAAQTTQQQPSNKKRQRKTWLTILTVIFVVIGIAYLAYWFLVLRHHQETDDAYVTGNQVQINAQVSGSVTKVYFDGTDLVKAGDILVTLDRTDAEQAYEKAKTALANSVRQTHQLIINSKQYQANIQLRKTELNKATDDYKRRQVLGSVNAIGREELQHAQDAVESAKAALDVAVQQYNANQALILNTPLEKQPAIQQAAAQVRDAWLALERTQIRSPITGYVSRRSVQVGAQITPSTPLMAVVPDNQLWIDANFKETQLAGMRIGQSATVVSDMYGDDVVYKGKVVGLDMGTGSAFSLLPAQNATGNWIKVVQRLPVRIELDAKQIAEHPLRIGLSTLVTVDTANADGLVLANTVRKTPAYESNVLTLNLDPVNQVIAEIIQANAS, encoded by the coding sequence ATGAGCGAAAGCGTGGCAGCTCAAACCACTCAGCAGCAACCTTCGAACAAAAAGAGACAGCGCAAAACGTGGCTCACGATTTTGACCGTCATTTTTGTTGTTATTGGCATTGCCTATTTGGCTTATTGGTTCCTCGTTCTACGTCATCATCAAGAAACTGACGATGCGTATGTCACTGGTAATCAGGTGCAGATTAACGCACAGGTTTCCGGCAGCGTAACCAAGGTTTATTTCGACGGAACCGATCTGGTGAAAGCAGGTGATATTTTGGTTACGCTCGATCGTACCGATGCCGAGCAGGCGTATGAAAAAGCCAAAACCGCGCTGGCAAACAGCGTGCGACAAACCCACCAGCTGATTATTAATAGCAAACAGTATCAAGCTAACATTCAGCTGCGTAAAACCGAGCTCAATAAAGCGACTGATGACTATAAACGTCGTCAGGTATTAGGCAGCGTTAACGCCATTGGCCGTGAAGAATTGCAGCACGCGCAAGACGCCGTTGAAAGTGCGAAAGCCGCATTAGACGTCGCCGTTCAGCAATACAACGCCAATCAGGCATTGATTCTAAATACGCCGTTAGAAAAACAACCAGCCATTCAACAGGCTGCAGCACAGGTTCGTGATGCATGGCTGGCACTGGAGCGTACTCAGATTCGTAGCCCTATCACCGGTTATGTATCACGCCGCAGTGTTCAAGTGGGCGCTCAAATCACGCCGAGCACCCCGCTGATGGCAGTTGTGCCGGATAACCAGCTGTGGATCGATGCCAACTTTAAAGAAACCCAGTTAGCCGGTATGCGTATTGGTCAATCGGCTACCGTCGTGAGCGATATGTACGGTGACGACGTGGTTTATAAAGGTAAAGTCGTCGGTTTAGATATGGGGACCGGCAGCGCGTTCTCACTCCTGCCAGCTCAGAACGCAACCGGCAACTGGATCAAAGTGGTTCAGCGTTTGCCTGTGCGTATTGAGCTTGATGCGAAACAGATTGCAGAGCATCCGCTACGTATCGGCTTGTCTACGCTGGTGACGGTGGATACCGCGAATGCCGACGGTTTAGTTCTGGCAAATACTGTACGCAAAACGCCTGCATACGAAAGTAATGTCCTGACGTTGAATCTGGATCCGGTAAATCAGGTCATTGCCGAGATCATTCAGGCTAACGCAAGCTAA
- a CDS encoding efflux transporter outer membrane subunit, translating into MQFPIRRQMTVLATMLLLAGCASTNNIEPQSSLLNSQQLQLSTSTNTAKAVSINWWTAANDAQLNALMTDALKNAPTLKQAAARVREAENAVGMANSANGPNLDLTANSRRDRFSKNTIQPLAPNVPNPQPLYETTNNLGLSFSYEFDWWGKYRNQVNAAKAQVNAAHAEQQQTALSLTSAIASAYYQLQSDYAMQDLLNKQIQSYQALAEINEQQYNAGVIGIEVWQQSQAQVDINRQLVTQIQTQIDLLSHQIAALTGKSAAGKSNLQRVTLPDSNLLTPPTELTINLLGQRPDITAQRELVESYEQSVQAARKDFYPSVSISGFAGFTTANFKGTNPTLLEAASKAWNLAPAISLPIFHAGALQSKLGEESALYDQAVESYNQTILSAVQDAADAITQQQSANQMYQQAQGASQSTGQVYRVAQAQYQSGLTGRLPMLNSETQLLQQQQAELNAKNNLLQAKIGLIRSLGGGYQAPAVNSKA; encoded by the coding sequence ATGCAATTCCCTATTCGTAGGCAAATGACTGTGCTCGCTACGATGCTTCTGCTTGCGGGCTGCGCATCAACTAATAATATTGAACCGCAGTCTTCACTGCTGAACTCACAGCAATTGCAGTTATCTACGTCGACGAACACCGCCAAGGCGGTGAGTATTAACTGGTGGACGGCAGCCAACGACGCGCAGCTTAATGCGTTGATGACCGACGCCCTGAAAAATGCGCCGACGCTGAAACAGGCGGCGGCGCGCGTGCGTGAAGCCGAGAACGCGGTAGGCATGGCGAACTCGGCCAACGGCCCTAATTTGGATTTAACCGCCAACAGCCGCCGCGATCGTTTCTCCAAGAACACGATCCAGCCTCTGGCGCCTAACGTACCGAATCCACAGCCGCTGTATGAAACCACCAATAATTTGGGCTTGAGCTTTAGCTATGAGTTTGACTGGTGGGGGAAATATCGCAATCAGGTGAATGCCGCAAAAGCTCAGGTGAATGCCGCTCACGCTGAACAACAGCAAACGGCGTTATCTCTGACATCTGCCATTGCGTCTGCGTATTATCAGTTGCAAAGCGACTATGCGATGCAGGATTTGCTCAATAAGCAGATCCAATCCTATCAAGCATTGGCTGAAATCAATGAGCAGCAATACAACGCGGGCGTCATCGGTATTGAAGTGTGGCAACAGTCGCAGGCACAGGTTGATATCAACCGCCAGCTCGTGACACAAATCCAGACGCAGATTGATTTGCTGTCTCATCAAATTGCCGCATTAACGGGCAAAAGCGCCGCAGGAAAATCCAATCTCCAGCGCGTTACCTTACCGGATAGCAATCTGCTCACGCCACCCACTGAGTTGACCATCAACTTACTGGGTCAACGCCCAGATATCACGGCTCAGCGTGAGTTAGTCGAATCGTATGAACAAAGCGTTCAGGCGGCGCGTAAAGACTTCTACCCGAGCGTATCCATCAGTGGTTTTGCCGGTTTTACCACCGCCAACTTCAAAGGCACCAATCCCACTTTGCTTGAGGCCGCGAGTAAAGCATGGAATTTAGCGCCAGCAATTTCGCTGCCCATCTTCCACGCCGGTGCGCTACAGAGCAAATTAGGTGAAGAATCAGCGCTATACGATCAGGCGGTAGAATCTTATAACCAGACTATCCTTAGTGCAGTTCAGGATGCGGCTGATGCGATTACACAGCAACAAAGCGCGAACCAAATGTATCAGCAGGCACAGGGCGCTTCGCAGTCTACGGGGCAGGTTTACCGTGTTGCACAGGCTCAGTACCAAAGCGGGCTGACAGGACGTCTTCCTATGCTCAACAGCGAAACTCAACTGTTACAACAGCAACAGGCAGAATTGAATGCCAAAAATAATCTGTTGCAGGCAAAAATTGGACTTATTCGTTCACTTGGCGGCGGCTACCAAGCCCCGGCCGTGAATTCAAAAGCATAA